The sequence CTTCGAGCTTCCACAGCAGGGCGTCCCTGGCGTCCTGGAGGTAGGTCCGCAGGTCCTGCTTGAACGCCTCCGGTCCGGAGCCGGTCCCGGGACGGCCGGTGCCGGTCCTGGTGTCGGTCTCGGTCCTGCTGTCGGTGTCGGTCTCGATCTCGGCGTCGCTCTCGGTCATGGCGGCCAGTCTTCCGCCGCCGCCCGGACCGGTCACCGGATTTTCCGGCGGCGGGCCCTGGCCGCCCTCACTGCGCTCCGACGGGCAGCAGGCCGCGCTCGCCGAAGACCTTCTTGGCGACGAACGTGGCGTTCAGCGCCTTCGGGAAGCCGCAGTAGGCGGCGGAGTGCAGCAGGACCTCGGTGATCTCGGCGGCCGTGAGGCCGACGTTGAGGGCGGCGTTGAGGTGGACCTCCAGCTGCGGTTCGCAGCCGCCCAGCGCGGTGAGCATGCCCAGGGTCACCAACTGCCGGTCCCGGGGCTGCAGCCCGGGGCGGCTGTAGATCTCGCCGAAGCCCCAGGCGACGATCTGGTGGGCGAGTTCGGGGTGCACGTCGGCGAGCGAGTCGACCACCCGCTGCCCGGCCTCGCCGTCGACGGCGGTGAGAACGGCGAGTCCCCGGTCGAACCGCTCCTCCCGGGTGGTGCCTGCGCTGTCGGTGCTGCCGGTGGTGCCGTTGTCGCTGCTGCCGGTGGTGTCGGTGCTCATGGGGTCTCCGTTCCCTGGTGGTCCTCGGTGTGCGGTGCTGCCGACCGTACGACTTGGAGTGCACTCAAGGTCAACCATCGGCGCCACCGCGGCGGGCCGGCCGGTTCCGCCGATCCGAGCAGGGCGAATGCCGATGGTTATCATGCGGACGGGGGAGTCGTTCCGGTGTGGGGGGAGTCGGTACGTGGGCCAGGACGGGTGGTCCGGCGCGCTGGGGTTCGAGGTGCTCGGGCCGGTGCGCGCGCTGCGGGACGGCGCGGAACTGCCGCTCGGTTCGCCGCAGCAGCAGGGTCTGCTGCTGTCCCTGCTGTTCCGGTCGGGCCGGCAGGTGTCGGGCGGCCAGTTGATCGACGACCTGTGGGGCGACGGGCCGCCGGCCAGCGCCCACGGCGTCGTCCGGACGTATGTGCACCGGCTGCGCCGGGTGCTCGGGCCGGACGTGCTGACCTCGCTCGGCGGCGGCTACCTGCTCGTGGCCGACCACGGCGGTCTCGACACCGCCCGGTGCGAGGCGCTGGTGGCCCGGGCCCGGATGCTGCGCGCCGACGGGCGGCCCGCCGAGGCCGCCACCGCGCTGCGGGCGGCGCTGGCGCTCTGGCGGGGCGAACCGATGTCGGGGGTGCCCGGGCCCTATGTGCAGCGCCGGCGCCGGGAATGGGAGGAGCGGCGGCTCGCCGTCCTGGAAGCACGCCTGGAGGCCGAGGCGGAGGCCGGGGCCGCGAGCGGGACGGTGGGTGGCCGGTGGACCGGGGCGGTCGCCGAACTGACGGCCCTGGTCGAGGAACACCCGCTGCGCGAGCGCCTCTCCGAGCTGCTGATGCTCGCGCTGTACCGCTCCGGACGGCAGGCGGACGCGCTGGAGGCCTACCGCGCGGCGGACCGCCGGCTGCGCACCGAGCTGGGCGTCGGGCCCGGCCCGGGCCTGCGCGAGCTGCACGGGCGGATCCTCGCGGCGGACCGGACGCTCACGGTGCGCGCCCCCCGGGAGGTCGCCGCCACGGGAGCCGCCGGGGAGGCCGCCGTCCGGGGTGCCGCGCCGACGCCCTCGGGGGAGGCCGCCGGGCCGTCCGGGGCGGACCCGGCCGCCCTGCTCGTCCCGGATCAACTCCCCGCCGCTGTGGCCGATTTCACCGGCCGGGCAGCGGAGGCCGAAGCACTGCGGACCGCCCTGCGGGAGCCGGGCCGGGTGCCCGTGGCGGTGGTCGCGGGCATGGGCGGGGTCGGCAAGACCGCGCTCGCCGTCCAGGTCGCGCACGACCTCGCCGGGGAGTTCCCGGACGGCCGGCTCCACCTCGACCTGCACGGCGCCGACGGCCGGCCGACCCGGCCCGAGGAGGCGTTGGCGGTCTTCCTGCGCTCGTTCGGTGCGGTCGGCGGGGCGATTCCGACGGGCCTGGCCGAACGCGCCGCCCGCTACCGCTCGTTGCTGTCCGGGCGGCGGGTCCTGGTGCTGCTCGACAACGCGCGCGACGCGGAGCAGGTCCGGCCGCTGCTGCCCGGCAGCCCCGGCTGCGCCGTCCTGGTCACCGGCCGGACCCGGATCGGGGCGCTGCCCAACGCCCGCTTCACCGAACTGGCGGTCCTGTCCGCCGACGAGGCCGTCACCCTGCTGGCCCGGACGGTCGGCGAGGAGCGGGTCGCGGCCGAACCCGGGGCGTCCCGCGAACTCGTCCGGCTCTGCGGGCAGTTGCCACTGGCGGTGCGGATCCTCGCGGCCCGCCTGGCCTGCCGTCCGGGCTGGAGCGTTGCCCGGCTGGTGGAGCAACTCGGCGGCGACCGCTACCGCTTGGACGCGCTGCGGGCCGGGGACCTCGCCGTGGAGTCCTCGTTCCGGTTCGGCTTCGACCAGCTCGACGCCGAACAGGCCCGCGCATTCCGGCTGTTGGCGGTTCCGGAGGTGCCGGACCTGTCGGCCGGGGAGGTGGCCGCGGTGCTGGACCGGCCGGCGGCCGTCGCCGAGGAGCTCGCCGAGTCCCTGGTGGACTGTTCGATGCTGGAGGCCGCGGCGAACCCGGACCGCTACCGCTACCACGATCTGCTGCGGGCGTTCGCCCAGCGGCTCGGTCACGGGGACGACACCGGAGAGCGGGGGCCGGCGCAGGCGGAGGCGGAGGCGGAGCGGGTGGGTGTGCTGACCCGGCTGGTGGACCACCACCACGCGAGGGTGACGGCCGGTCCCGGCGCCGCACCGGACCCGTCCCGCGGCGGAGGCCGTCCGGCCGTCGGCGGGAACCACGCGGCCGGCGGGGAGTACGCCGTCGGCGGGGACTACGCGGCCGTCGGCGCGCTGGTGAGCCAGTGCGCGAAGCTGCCGCACCCGGCCGGCTGCGCCGCGCCCCCGCTCGACCGCCTCGCCGAACTCCTCCTGGGCGTCTGCCTGTCGGCGGATTCCGGCCGCGCCACCCGGCCGCTCGGCCACGCCGCCAACGCGCTGCTGAGCGCGGCCCTGGAGCAGGCCGACCGTACCGCCGAGGCCCGGACCAGGCTGGTGCTCGGCCGGCTGCTGACCGAGGTCGGCTCCGCCTCCTCGGCGCTGTCCGAACTGCTCCGGGCCCGCGACCTGTGCATCGTGCACGGGCTGCCGGAGCCGTTGCTCGCCCTCGCGCACGGCTCGCTCGCGGCCTGCTTCGTCCACCTCGGCCGCGCGGAAGAAGCGGTGGCTGGCTTCTCGGCGGCGGTCGCGGTCCGGGAGCGGTCCGGGGACCGGCGGGCGCTGGCCGCCGAACTGCTCGACCTGGCCGGGGCGTTCGCCGGGCAGGGGCGCCACGACGCGGCGGGCCGGGTGATCGACCAATCGTTGCTGGTCAGTCATGAACTGGCCGACCACGTGTTGGAGGCCCGGGCCCGGGAGGCACTCGGATCGATCGAGCACGACCTCGGCCGCTACGACGGGGCGGTCTCCCACCGGCGGGCCGCGCTCGCGCTGACCGACCCGGCCGACCACCGGCGCACCGGCCGGATCCTGTTGCGGCTGGTCGAGTCGCTGCGCGCGGCCGGGCGCGGCCCGGAGGCGGTCGGGGCGGCGGAACGCGCGGTCGAGGCGCTGACCCTCGACGGCGACCACCGGGGCCGGGGCCTGGCCCTGGCCGCACTGGGCGACGCGCTGACCGACGCTCCGGGGGCGGCCGGTGGTCCGGGGGCCGACGCGTCGCCGGGGGCCGGCGGTCCGGTGCCGGCCGATGTCCGGGCGCGGGCGTGCTGGGCCGAGGCGCACGACATCCTGGCCCCGATCGGCGCGCCGGAGGCCGAACGCCTGGTGCCCCTGCTCGGCCAGGACCACCCGACCGGGCCGCCCCGGCGGCGCTGGCCGTCCTGGCTCCCGGCCTGAGCCGTCGTCGGGCCGGGGCAGGGGACCGGGAGGACAGGGAGCCGGGAGGGCGAGGGCTCCACGGCAGGCGGGCAGGCGGGCAGGCGGGCAGGCGAGCCGGGCGCCCCGGGAGGGCCGGGGCGCCCGGCGCCGTCGGGGGCGGTCAGGCCGCGGTGACCGTCCAGACCTGGTCGGTGGAACCCGCGCAGGTACGGAGCGTGGCGGGCATGTTCGGGCCGGCTGCGGACAGGCAGCGCAGCGCGTCCCCCCGGACACCCAGCAGATAGCCGCCGGCCACCGGGACGAACGTCCAGGCCTGGTCCGTCCGGTCGGGCACCGACTGCGACAGCCTGGTCCGGGAGCGGCTCTCCTCCAGGTCGAGGACCTTGGTGAACCGGCTGGCGCCGTTGAAGAGGGAGTACCCGCCCCCGGCCCGGGCGGCCAACTGCCACACGCCGCCGGGACCGCCGTCGTCCGGAGCCACCACCACCGGGTTGCCGTCCTGGTCCAGGGACGCCTGGTCGTAGAGCACGGCCCCGGCGTTGGACACCCGGGCGCGTGCGGGCAGCGGGCCGGGCTGCTGGGTTGGCGGCTTGATCGGCGGATCGGTCCGGACGGTCCCCGGCGGCGGCGGGGGCGGGCCCGCGGTGTACGGCGGGGGCGTGTACGCCGGTGACGGCGTGTACACCGGGGCGGGCGTCAACGAGGACGTCGCGTACACCGGGGGGACGGTCCGGCGCGGCACGGCGGTGTAGGCCGGGTCGCCCGGCGGCGGGGCGGCCGTGTAGACGGGGTCGGACGGTGTCGACGGCCGCTCGGGCGGGTTCGTGGCGCCGCCGCCGGATGTGCCCGGTCCGCCCGTCGGGCCCGGGGCCCCGGGCCCGACGGGGCCGCCGGATGCTCCGGGAGCCGTCGCGCCGGAGGCGTTCGGCGCGGCGTCCCGGTTCGCGGCACCGCCCGTCGGCCCGGTGACCGGGCCCCCGGCGCCGCCGACCGCTCCGGCACCGACACCGGCCTCGGGCAGCGGCGCACCCGGTGTGCCGGGCGGGAGGGAGGCGGCGGGCGAGGGGGCGGCGGGGGAGGGCGAGGCCGTGCCCGGGTCGGCCGACGTCGGGGCCGAGGCCGACAGCGGGTCCACCCGGACGGGGTCGCCCGTCGGTCCCGCGGCGGCCGCCCCCGCCACGACGTCGGCCCGCCTCCCGTCCTGGTGCAGAAGGACGGCCGTGCCGGCGGTGACGGCGCAGCACAGTACGGCCGCGCCCGCCACGAGCAGGGTCCGGCGGCGGCTGCCGAAGAGCGTCGACCGCCACCCGGTCGCGCGCTCGGGCGGGGCGACGGTCTCGACCAGGAGCAGCTCGCGCGCCGCGGTCCCGAGCGGACGGGACCCGGTTCCGGCCAGGAGCGATCCGGTGCCGATCGACCCGGCCGGATCGAACACCACCCGGCCGAGGGTCGTCGTCCCGGTCCCCCGGCCGGTGCCCGCTCCGGTCCTTCTTCCCGTCCCCGTTCCTGTCCCCGGGCCCGTCCTCGTCCCCGGGCCCGTTGCGGTGCCCGTCCCCGTACCCGTACCCGTGCCGGTGCCGGTGCCGGTGCCCGTGGACCGGAGTACCGCCGCCGCTCCGGTCGACCGGACCGAGGCCGCTCCGGCCGCCGCGCCGCCCAGCGTTCCGGTGGGCGGCGGACCCGCGACCGGTTCCCCGGCCAGTGCCGCCCGGACGGCCGAGGCCATCGCGGCGGCGTCCGGCCAGCGCAGGGCGGGATCCTTCGCCATCGCCCCCTCGACCACGGCCCGGACCGGGGCCGGGATCCCCGCCGGCAACGGCGGCACCGGGTCGGTCAGATGCTTGAGGATCAGTTCGAGAGCGGTCCCGCCCTCGAACGGCAGCCGCCCGGTGAGGCACTCGTAGAGCACGACCCCGAGCGCGTACAGGTCCGCCGAGGCGGTGACCGTGCCGGTGGAGGCCTGTTCCGGGGCCTGGTAGGCGGCGGTGCCGAGCACCATCCCGGGCACGGTGAGCCGGGCGTCGCAGCCGGGGCGGGCGATACCGAAGTCGGTGATGACCACATGGCCGTCCCGGACCATCAGGTTGGCCGGTTTGACGTCCCGGTGGACGATGCCGGCCTCGTGCGCGGCCTGCAGCGCGGCCAGCACCTCCAGTGCCAGGCCCAGGGTCTCCAGGACGGTCAGCGGGCCGCGCCGCTCCAGCACCGTGCTCAGCGGCTCGCCGGTGATCAGTTCCATGACCAGGTAGGCGACCGGGCGGGTCGGGGGAGGCGTCGGCGCACCCCAGGACGGCACGTCCTCGGCCGTCCGGCCGGGGCCGAAGTCGTACACGCCGACGATGCCGGGGTGCCGCAGCCGGGCCATCACCCGGGCCTCGTCGTGGAACCGCTCCGCGAAGCCCGGTTCGTCCAGCAGTGCGGGCTTCAGGATCTTGACAGCCACCCGGCGGTCGAGCACCTGGTCCTCGGCGAGCCAGACATCGCCCATCGAGCCGCCGCCGAGCCATTCGCCCAGTCGGTAGCGGTCACCGAGTGTGGTGCCACGCATGATTCTCCTCGACCTCGTTCCGTCGTCGCGTCCGCCGCCAGGGGGCCCGGGTCGGGCCTCGGTCGCGCCGACCGACCCTGTCAGGCGGGAATAAACGCGGACTTGGCGTGCGCACTGAAACTGCCCTTTCGGGTACCCCGGCGGTCCGTCGGCATCTCGGGGGCGGACGGTGGTCACCCCGCGCGAGCTTCTGTCGACATGTCGTCAGGATGACGCCCCGGGCGGGCTCGAGGGCCGCCGGTGGGCGGAAAATCCGAGGCGGGCGGGTGCGGTTCCGATTAGGGTCACGGACGACCGGTCAGGTGGACCTCGGGGGGTTTCGGTGCGGCGCAACGGACAGGTACTCGTCTTCGACGCGGACGACACGCTGTGGGAGAACAACGTGCTGTTCGAGCGCGTCATCCACGACTACCTGGACTGGCTCCGGCACCCCACGCTCGACCGGGCCCGGCTGCGGGCCGTGCTCGACGACGTCCAGCGCGCCAACGCCGTCACCCACGGGTACGGCAGCCGGATGCTGCTGCGCAGTCTCGGCGACTGCGTGGAGAAGCTGCGCGGCAGGCCCGCCACCGGCCAGGAGCTGGCCGAGATCGAGGAACTGGCCGCCGTCCTGGCCGACCACCGGGTGGAGCTCGTCCCGGACGTCGCCGAGACCCTCGCCGTCCTGGGCGGCCGGCACACCCTGCTCATGCTGACCAAGGGCGACCCGGAGGAGCAGCGGCGCAAGATCGACGCCTCCCGGCTGGCGCACCACTTCCGGGCGATCGAGATCGTCCAGGAGAAGGACACCGCGAGCTACCGCGGCTTCGTGGCGGCGCACGGCCTCACCCCCGCCGACAGCTGGATGATCGGCAACTCGCCGAAGTCGGACATCCTGCCGGCGCGGGCCGCGGGCATGAACGCCGTCTTCATCCCCAACGACCACACCTGGGTGCTCGAACACAGCGAGCTGGACCCGGCCGACGAGGCGGTGCTGCACCTGCGCGCCTTCCGCGAGCTGCTCGACCACTTCTGAGTTCCCGGGACCGTTCCCGACCGAGTCCGACACCCTGACCGAGTCCGACACCGGAGGAAGCACCCGATGAACCCCACCCCCGCCCCGACCGGACGCCCCGCCGAACGGGCGCTCACCGCACCCACGGTGTCCTGCGTCTTCGTCTGCCACGACGGCGACGGCCGCATCCTGCTGGCCCGGCGCAGCGCCGGGGCCAGGGACGAGCCGGGCACCTGGGACACCGGGGCGGGGGCCCTGGAGCACGGCGAGTCCTTCGAATCGGCCGTACGGCGCGAGGTCCTGGAGGAGTACGGCACCGAGGCCCTGACGGTCGAGACCCTGGGGGTGCGCAACATCCTGCGCGGCGACCCGGTCTCGCACTGGGTGGCGGTGCTGTTCGCCGTCGAGGTGGACCCCGCGCGGGTCGTCATCGGCGAGCCGCACAAGTTCGACGCTCTCGGCTGGTTCGCCCCGGACGGGCTGCCCGAGCCCCGGCACTCCCAACTCGGCGAGACCCTCGCCCACTTCGCCGCCGCTACCCGCTGACCGCCACCCGCTGACGGACGCCCGCTGGCCGGGGCCGGCTGGCCGGGTGTCTCAGTTGTCGACGAAGGTGAGGCCGGCCGCGTCGTAGCGGGTGTCCGCGACCTGCCCGGCCGGTGCGGCGGCCTCGACGGCGGCGAGGTCCGCGGGGGAGAGCTCGATGTCCAGGGCCGCGAGGTTCTCCTCCAGGTGGCGCTGCCGCCGGGTGCCGGGATCGGCACCACGTCCGAGCCCCGGTGCTGCACCCGGGCCAGCGCGAGCTGACCGGTGGTGACGCCCTTCGCCGCGGCCGGCTCGTCCAGCTTCGCGACGATCGCCAGGTTCCGTTCGAGGTTGCCGTCGGCGAAGCGCGGCTGACTGCGACGGACGTCCGTCTCGGCCAGCCCCTCCACCGAGTTGTACCGGCCGGTCAGGAAGCCGCGCCCGAGCGGGGAGAACGGGACCGGGCCGGTGCCGAGTTCGCGGCAGAGCGGGGCGACCTCCGCCTCCGGGTCGCGGGTCCACAACGACCACTCGCTCTGCAGCGCGGCGACCGGGTGCACCGCGTGCGCCCGCCGGACGGTGGCCGCGGCCGCCTACGAGAGCCCGAGGTGGCGCACCTTCCCGGCCCGCACCAGCTCGGCCATGGCGCCGACGGTCTCCTCGATCGGCACCCGCGGATCGACCCGGTGCTGGTAGTAGAGGTCGATGTGGTCGACCCCGAGCCGGCGCAGCGAGGCCTCGCAGGCCTGCCGCACGTAGGCGGCGTCGCCGCGGATCAGGGTGGGCTCGCCCAGGCGGTTGGCGAAGCCGAACTTCGTGGCGATCACCACCCCGTCGCGGCGCCCGGCGACGGCCCGGCCGATCAGCTCCTCGTTGTGCCCGGATCCGTAGAAGTCGGCGGTGTCCAGCAGGGTCACCCCGAGGTCGAGGGCGCGGTGCAGCGTCGCGATCGACTGCGCGTCGTCCGAGGTGCCGTAGCCGTGGCTCATGCCCATGCATCCCAGGCCCTGCGCGGAGACCGTCAGGCTGCCCAGGTGCCGGGCGGGGATCTCGGTCGTGCTGCTGCCTCCTGAGCTCGGAACCATCTGTCCCGGACGCCAGGTGTTCGAGTGCGCTCGAAGTCGATCGGGAGCGGAAGCGGGCCCCGGCCGCCCCCGGTCCGAGGAACGGTCGGGGCCTTCCGTGCCCGGTCGGCGGACGGCGCCGGCACCGCTCCCGGGGGCCGCGCAGGGAAGGCGGTGACGGAGGGTGACGGTCGGGGTGGGGGATTCGGACTTGAATCTTTGCGAACAGATGTTCGATCCTGGGGGTGTGCCCGTTATCGAATCCGTTTTCGAATCCACCGTCGAGCGACAGCCCGCGCTCCGGCCGGTGGCGTCGCCCGCCGCCCCCGGCCGGGGGCTGCTGCCGGTGGTCCCCGCCCTGCGCGGGGTGCTGCCGGAGGGCGGGCTGAGGCGGGGGACCGCAGTGTCGGTGGCCGGCGGGGACGCCGGGCTGCTGCTGGCGCTGGCCGCCGGGGTGCGGGAGACCGACGGCGGATGGGCGGCGGCGGTCGGGCTGCCCGACCTCGGACTGGCCGCGGCCGCCGGGTACGGGCTGGATCTGCGGCGGCTGCTGGTGGCCGACGATCCGGGCCCGCACTGGGCCGAGGTGGTGTCGGTGCTGGCCGGGGCCGTCGAGCTGATCATGCTGCGCCCGGACGGCCCGGTCCCGCCGAACCTGGCCGCCCGACTGGCCGCCGTCCTGCGGCGCAGCGGCTGCGTGCTGCTGGTGGCCGGTCCGTGGCCGGGGGCCGGACTGCGGCTGGGGGTGCGGTCCGGGCGCTGGTTCGGGCTGGGGGACGGGCACGGGCAGCTCACCGGACGCCAGGTGGAGGTGGTGGCCGAGGGACGCGGCTCGGCGGTGCGCGGGCGGGCGGCCAGGCTCTGGCTGCCGGACGCGCACGGTGCGGTGCGGACCGTGGAGGAGACGGTCGGCACCGGGACGGCGGACGTGGTGGGGGAGGACGCGGTGGCGGGGCCCGGTACGGGTCTCGACCGCATGGCGGTGGTGTGAGATGAGTGGTGCGAGTTGACCGGCGGAGAGGTTGCCGGCTCCACCGGGGCGAGTGGCGCGGTCACCCCCCGGGTGCTGGTGGTGTGGTGTCCGGACTGGCCGGTGGTGGCCGTCGAACGTCCGGAGGAGGACCGGGACGCCCCGGTGGCGGTGGTCGAGGGCGGCCGGGTGCTGGCCTGTTCGGCGACGGCCCGGGCGGCCGGGGTGCGGCAGGGGCAGCGGCTCAAGCTGGCCCAGCGGCTCTGTCCGGCGCTGGAGCTGCGGGACCGGGACCCGGAGGCGGAGGCCCGGCGGTTCGAACCGGTGGCCGCCGCGGTGGAGGCGTTCACCCCCCGGGTGGAGGTGCTGCGCCCGGGGCTGTGCGCGATCCCGGTGAAGGGGCCGGCCCGCTACTTCGGCGGGGAGGAGGCCCTGGCGGCGAAGGTCCGGGCGGCGGTCACGGCTGCCCTGGCGGTGTCGGCGGAGGTGGTGGCGGTCGCGGAGGCCGTCGCGGCGGCGGTGGCCGGGCCCCAGCGGCAGCCGGCGGACGCGGAGGCGGGCACGGAGAGGGAGCGCGGCGACGGGCACGGCGACGGCGACGGCCTGGCCGAGGTCGTCCCCCTGCGTCCGGCCGCTCCCGGGCACCCCGCCGATGCCGAGCGGGCCGGGGCCGCCCGGCGGCGGACGGCCGGGACGGAGGAGCTGTTCTCCGCCGCGCCGCCCG comes from Streptomyces sp. TLI_053 and encodes:
- a CDS encoding carboxymuconolactone decarboxylase family protein, whose product is MSTDTTGSSDNGTTGSTDSAGTTREERFDRGLAVLTAVDGEAGQRVVDSLADVHPELAHQIVAWGFGEIYSRPGLQPRDRQLVTLGMLTALGGCEPQLEVHLNAALNVGLTAAEITEVLLHSAAYCGFPKALNATFVAKKVFGERGLLPVGAQ
- a CDS encoding BTAD domain-containing putative transcriptional regulator; translated protein: MGQDGWSGALGFEVLGPVRALRDGAELPLGSPQQQGLLLSLLFRSGRQVSGGQLIDDLWGDGPPASAHGVVRTYVHRLRRVLGPDVLTSLGGGYLLVADHGGLDTARCEALVARARMLRADGRPAEAATALRAALALWRGEPMSGVPGPYVQRRRREWEERRLAVLEARLEAEAEAGAASGTVGGRWTGAVAELTALVEEHPLRERLSELLMLALYRSGRQADALEAYRAADRRLRTELGVGPGPGLRELHGRILAADRTLTVRAPREVAATGAAGEAAVRGAAPTPSGEAAGPSGADPAALLVPDQLPAAVADFTGRAAEAEALRTALREPGRVPVAVVAGMGGVGKTALAVQVAHDLAGEFPDGRLHLDLHGADGRPTRPEEALAVFLRSFGAVGGAIPTGLAERAARYRSLLSGRRVLVLLDNARDAEQVRPLLPGSPGCAVLVTGRTRIGALPNARFTELAVLSADEAVTLLARTVGEERVAAEPGASRELVRLCGQLPLAVRILAARLACRPGWSVARLVEQLGGDRYRLDALRAGDLAVESSFRFGFDQLDAEQARAFRLLAVPEVPDLSAGEVAAVLDRPAAVAEELAESLVDCSMLEAAANPDRYRYHDLLRAFAQRLGHGDDTGERGPAQAEAEAERVGVLTRLVDHHHARVTAGPGAAPDPSRGGGRPAVGGNHAAGGEYAVGGDYAAVGALVSQCAKLPHPAGCAAPPLDRLAELLLGVCLSADSGRATRPLGHAANALLSAALEQADRTAEARTRLVLGRLLTEVGSASSALSELLRARDLCIVHGLPEPLLALAHGSLAACFVHLGRAEEAVAGFSAAVAVRERSGDRRALAAELLDLAGAFAGQGRHDAAGRVIDQSLLVSHELADHVLEARAREALGSIEHDLGRYDGAVSHRRAALALTDPADHRRTGRILLRLVESLRAAGRGPEAVGAAERAVEALTLDGDHRGRGLALAALGDALTDAPGAAGGPGADASPGAGGPVPADVRARACWAEAHDILAPIGAPEAERLVPLLGQDHPTGPPRRRWPSWLPA
- a CDS encoding serine/threonine-protein kinase; the protein is MRGTTLGDRYRLGEWLGGGSMGDVWLAEDQVLDRRVAVKILKPALLDEPGFAERFHDEARVMARLRHPGIVGVYDFGPGRTAEDVPSWGAPTPPPTRPVAYLVMELITGEPLSTVLERRGPLTVLETLGLALEVLAALQAAHEAGIVHRDVKPANLMVRDGHVVITDFGIARPGCDARLTVPGMVLGTAAYQAPEQASTGTVTASADLYALGVVLYECLTGRLPFEGGTALELILKHLTDPVPPLPAGIPAPVRAVVEGAMAKDPALRWPDAAAMASAVRAALAGEPVAGPPPTGTLGGAAAGAASVRSTGAAAVLRSTGTGTGTGTGTGTGTGTATGPGTRTGPGTGTGTGRRTGAGTGRGTGTTTLGRVVFDPAGSIGTGSLLAGTGSRPLGTAARELLLVETVAPPERATGWRSTLFGSRRRTLLVAGAAVLCCAVTAGTAVLLHQDGRRADVVAGAAAAGPTGDPVRVDPLSASAPTSADPGTASPSPAAPSPAASLPPGTPGAPLPEAGVGAGAVGGAGGPVTGPTGGAANRDAAPNASGATAPGASGGPVGPGAPGPTGGPGTSGGGATNPPERPSTPSDPVYTAAPPPGDPAYTAVPRRTVPPVYATSSLTPAPVYTPSPAYTPPPYTAGPPPPPPGTVRTDPPIKPPTQQPGPLPARARVSNAGAVLYDQASLDQDGNPVVVAPDDGGPGGVWQLAARAGGGYSLFNGASRFTKVLDLEESRSRTRLSQSVPDRTDQAWTFVPVAGGYLLGVRGDALRCLSAAGPNMPATLRTCAGSTDQVWTVTAA
- a CDS encoding HAD family hydrolase gives rise to the protein MRRNGQVLVFDADDTLWENNVLFERVIHDYLDWLRHPTLDRARLRAVLDDVQRANAVTHGYGSRMLLRSLGDCVEKLRGRPATGQELAEIEELAAVLADHRVELVPDVAETLAVLGGRHTLLMLTKGDPEEQRRKIDASRLAHHFRAIEIVQEKDTASYRGFVAAHGLTPADSWMIGNSPKSDILPARAAGMNAVFIPNDHTWVLEHSELDPADEAVLHLRAFRELLDHF
- a CDS encoding NUDIX domain-containing protein, whose product is MNPTPAPTGRPAERALTAPTVSCVFVCHDGDGRILLARRSAGARDEPGTWDTGAGALEHGESFESAVRREVLEEYGTEALTVETLGVRNILRGDPVSHWVAVLFAVEVDPARVVIGEPHKFDALGWFAPDGLPEPRHSQLGETLAHFAAATR